CTTCCACAAAAAGTGCTGGGATGTTGGTTTCCATCACATTCCTGATGTGACGATTAACTTCCGAAACTGAAAAAATATCTGGTTTATTATTCATAATTTTTATTTTTTTGTGAGTGGAGATTCTTCCAGCCTTCGCTAAGCTTCGGCTTGGCTGGCCCAGTGGAATTAGAAAAAACTAGCAGCAAAGCTGCATTCCACAGGGCAGGCAGAATGACCGGAAAAAAGGTCACTTCAAATGTCCTACCGGAGACATATAGATAGCGTATTCATCGATGCCATCCACGCCAATTAATTCATCTGTCAACTTCTGATTATAAGCTGCAATTGCACAAGTTCCTGCTCCGATTCCTTCACAAGCCAGATATAAATTCTGGCAAACATGACCGGCATCTAAAAGAGCAGTTTTGTGTGATGTAAGATAGTATCTCCATTCTGTTCGATATGGAACAACACTCCAGATAAAAACTACTGCACATTCACCGACAAATTTCTGTCCCAAAGCTGCAGCTTTTGTTTTATTTTTCTGATCCTTAATTTCTCCCAGGAAAGCAAGTTTATGCTCAATTCCCAGATAGCGATATAAACCCGGTTTTAAGCTTTCCACATTGTGTACGATCAGATATGTTTCAAACGGGTGTCGCGCTCCGGCAGATGGAACAGTTCGCAAAGTTACATAAGCTTTTTCATTGCGAGAAATGACTTCTTTTACACCTTGAGTTGCCCAGAGTAGAAAACTAA
This DNA window, taken from Candidatus Cloacimonadota bacterium, encodes the following:
- a CDS encoding SagB/ThcOx family dehydrogenase translates to MDKIQKHREFMKANFKVFENFQTDQMKNIDPPDLQKPVQTSNEIIDLPKIENFQPQNNNLKANILHRRSHRKFSDKPLGLEEFSFLLWATQGVKEVISRNEKAYVTLRTVPSAGARHPFETYLIVHNVESLKPGLYRYLGIEHKLAFLGEIKDQKNKTKAAALGQKFVGECAVVFIWSVVPYRTEWRYYLTSHKTALLDAGHVCQNLYLACEGIGAGTCAIAAYNQKLTDELIGVDGIDEYAIYMSPVGHLK